Within Mongoliitalea daihaiensis, the genomic segment CGAATAGGGGGGGGGTATTTTTTAGTTTCATATTGATTTTGTTTAGTTTCAAAAGTAAAGCCTGACATTGTAAAAAAAAATACCCAATTTTGGGTATTTTTCGGTTGAAACTATGCTAAAATCTTCCTTTGGAAAAAGAAATCACTCCCTATTACTTCTCCAACAACCCAAATTCCTTGGCAAAATAACTCAAAATCACATTCGCCCCGGCGCGCTTGATACTGAGGAGGCTTTCCAGCATGGCCCGTTCTCCATCGATCCAGCCACGCTCGGCGGAGGCTTTGATCATGGCATATTCACCGCTGACATTGTAAGCAGCTATGGGTAGATTGGAGTTGTCTTTGAGTAAGCGAATGACATCCAAGTAGGCTAGGGCAGGCTTGACCATCAAAAAATCAGCACCTTCCTCCGTATCCAAATCTGCCTCAATCAAGGCTTCATAGTAATTGGCAGGATCCATTTGGTAAGTTTTTTTATCCCCCATCTTTGGTGCAGAATCCAAGGCATCCCGGAAAGGGCCATAAAATGCAGAGGCGTATTTGGCTGTATAGGACATAATGGACACATCGGTGTAACCATGTTCATCCAGGACACTTCGAATGTAACCAACGCGCCCATCCATCATATCGGAAGGACCTAGGATATCAGCACCTGCCTGTGCCTGTGCCAAAGACATTTTGCCTAAAATTTCAAGTGTCTCATCGTTCAGGATTTTTCCATTCTGGACTAGTCCATCATGTCCATCCGAACTGTAGGGATCCATGGCCACATCGGTCATCACTACCGCCTCGGGAAAGGTGGATTTGATGGTATGAATGGCTTTTAAGTAAAAAGTCTCCGGATTGTAACTTTCCGTAGCGAATGTATCTTTTCTTGCATCGGGATACGCAGGGAAAATATCAAAGGCGCATATTCCGAGATTCATGCATTCCTCTATTTCCTTCAACATCAAGTCCAAGGAAAATCGGTAAATTCCCGGCATGGAGGAAACTTCAATCTTTTGGTTGACTCCATCCACTAAAAACAAGGGGAAAATAAAATCTTTAACCGAAAGCCTGGTTTCTTCTACCATGTTACGGATAGCCTGCGACTTGCGGTTTCTTCTCGGTCTTCTATGCATAATCAGTTGATTCGGTCTTCAAAGGTACGTTCATTCATCCCTTTGCGAACAGTTTTTCACCTGTTTTTAGTTTCTTTTTACCTGTTTTTTGACAAATGCTTCGATTCGTTGGGTATTGGTAGGGGATGCGCCTACAAAGGCTTCTGCATTTCCGTCCCGGTCCACCAAAATATGCAAAGGAATCGCTCTTCCTTGGTATTGTTTGTCAAAGGTATTGATAAAGGCAATAGCTTGATTATTAGCAAAACTCATCTCATAATCAAATGTAAAGTCAGCTCTTTTCTTCAAAAAAGCATCATATACAGCCGTTGTTTCATTGGTGAATGCCAAGAAACGTATTCCTTGGTCTTTGTATTTCTCCACAAGTTCATTCAATTCAGGAATTTCCTTGATACATGGCCCGCACCAAGTTGCCCACACGTTGATAATCACTGCCTCCCCATCTTGTATCAAAGGTTGTTCGGCACTTTTTAAAAATTGATTAAGCTGTTCTTTAAATTCATTTCTGGGTTGCTCTATAGGCAGTATGGCACTTGAAAAGAACAGCATGACGACAAAAGAAAATAAGCGTATCATAGTTAATTGGTTTTTTGCCCAATATACTCAATTGAGAAAATCCAAGCAATAAAAAAAGCAAGCCTTACTAGACCTGCCTTTCGAGTAAACTAAACTTTATAGGATTGGTGAATTAGTGATTGGTTGATTAAGTTATTGGTGGCTGAGCAAAGTCGAAGTCAGTTTTGGGAGGTCAACGGTCCACTGTCGACAGACCACGGCGCGATTGCGGTTGAAATACGATTATTCTTATTTTATCTAAATTAAGAGTTAGTGTTGGCCGAAATTTTATCATTCGACGTTTGACATTCATCATTCGAAATTTCATTCTTCCTTCATCCTTCAATCCCTCTAGAGGATTACAAATCCTCCTTATCCCTAATTCGATATTGCAAATCTCGAACAGCTATTCATCGTTTGACATTTTATTCTACCTTGATTCCCCAAACAGATTGCACACCATTCAGGCCTCTTGGTCAAGATTGCAAATTCTGGGTAGGACCTGCCCTGAAAGGGCAAAACAACAGTAACCACGGGTCTCGCCCCGTGGCTGAACGCATCTACACCTTAGTGTCTGCCCTGACGGGGCAGTATTATTGATTTCTACTCTAGAAAGCGTTAGTACAAGCCCTTTAGGCTTGATGATTAATGTACATCCATCAACCATGGGTTCCACAAACCCATGGTTATTGTTTTGTAACCCTTTACAGGGTTTTGAGGTCCAAGCGATGAAAGTCTAATGTCCAGTATCTCGCTTCTCTCGCCAGTTAGTTCCGGTCCAAAGTTCATCATTCGGAATTCGAAATTCAGCGTTCATCATTATAAATTTCATTCTCCCTTAATACTTCAATCCTCCTAGAGGATTACAAATCCTCCTTATCCCTAATTCGAGATTGCAAATCTCGAACAGCATTATAGGAACACCGGAAGTCCTCTACACGCCTCAAGTCTATGGTCTAATGTCTCGCGTCTCGCCTCTACTACTAAAAATTCACCTGTGCCTGCAAGCGCAATAGACTTCCCGCTTGACGGTTATTCGGATTGAGTGAATTTTCAAATGTTCGATCGGAGATGGTGTACATGGCTACCAATTCAAAGGCTCTATTAGGTTGCCATTCAACTCCAAATTCCAGTTCGTTTACCCGATGTCTGGTAGCATCCAATTCATGCTTTTTACCGCCTTTGTAGTAATGGTAACGGGTAAATGGGATAAAGACATCTTTTTCCGTTTTCAGCATGTAGGTTGCCATCATATAGCCCCCACGGATAGGTGCGTCTTCAATATCATTGGTTTCTGGATTATACTCAGGGCCTCTTCCCCAGTTGAATTCGGCCTGCAAGCCAAAGGGTTGTGGGTACAACACAAAACTTGGCCCATAACGGTATTCTGAAAACTCTGTTTGGTTGATATCAGATGCAACCGCACGGTTAATGACAAATTTTCCTGTATACCCTTGAAAGGAAGCTTCTACAAACTGTCCACTAGGCAACTCCCAAGGATAGGTTAGTCGGGAAACTACGTGCATGGAACCATTACGTTCTGGCTGATTGGCCGTCTGACCATTGTAAATTCCCAATCCGAAAACCCCATAATCACCAGAGCCTTTCAATCCGGAGGACACCAAGTAACTAAAACGCTTGCGTATTTCAGTAGGAGCGTAGTAAAACATCACCCCAATATCTCGTTCATTGGCAACAGCAGAATTTAATCCATCATTTCGGTCTAGTGGAATACGATTTTGACTGGATTGGAGGTTTTCAAATCCAAAAGGAACTTTTGACTGCCCTATTCTCAAACGAAATTCCTGCTTGGCATCCAAACCCAAATCAAAGTAGGCATCCCGGATTTGGCCCAAATTTTTTCCATCGGAGGCAAAGTCAGGTTGGAAATATAGGTAGATGCGCTCATGGATTTGTCCATAAAAAATCAATCGGATACGGCGGAAGAAAAAACCCCCATCACCACCCCAAGAGCGGTCACACTGCGCACATTGAAGGTTGGGGTTGGTTTCCAACAGTCCATTGTAACGCATTTGCATATAGCCCCTTAACTGTATGGTCTCGGTCCAATGCTTTTTGATTGCCACAGGTTTGGTTTCCCCTGTGGACAGCGAGTCTTCACTGGCACCCCTTGCAAAAGTGCCTGTGAAGAAAGTGAATAGGATCATACCCATCACTGCGAATTGTCTCCGCATAAGAAATTTTTTAAGTAGTGACTACTTATTGTACAGCGATGCAAAATTCGGGCAGGAATGTTTCTTTATCGTGTATTCGCTGTTACGCTTTTGTTAACGGAGATCAGTTCTTTCTGAAGGAAAGGTCTGGAAAAAATTGATTTAGATAAGTTTTTGCGTGTTTTATAGTCAATTTCAAAATTAAGCAAATGTTAAATTTTGCCTGTTGTTAAGAAATCCTTAAAAAATTGTTACCCGAATCCATAGTTTATTCTGTCTCAAACAAGCCCACAAGCTGGGGAATCTCCAATTCTTCATAGGACGAAATGTAAATGTCACAAGGGGGGAGCTCATCTTTTTTGTGCGAGGACAATACACCAACGACTTTCATGCCAGCATTCAAGGCTGCGGTAACGCCCGAGAAAGAGTCTTCAAAGACAATACATGATGCTGGACTTGCACCCAATTTTTGAGCAGATTTCAGGTACACTTCAGGGTCGGGCTTGTGTTTGCTTACATCTTCGCTTGCCAGCATGGACTCCATCTGTGATTGAATGCCTAAACTTTTTATGATCATTTCCATATTGGCCATCGGTGCAGAAGTACCTACTCCTGTTGGGATACCTGTTTTTTTAAGGCTATGAAAAAATGGCAAAAACCCGGAAATAGGGGTTATTTGTGATTGGTAAATTTTTCGAAACAGGCTTTCTTTTTCCTCTTCTAAGATAGCTAATTCCTCCCCTTCAATTTTTCTACCTAAAAAATGGCTTAAGATGTAGGAGTTATTTTTGCCATACATGTGGTCTTTGAACTCCTCTTCTGTAGGATACAGATCACGTTTGGCAAAAAACTCTTGGAAAGCAATAGAATGGAAAGGATTGGTGTGGCAGATAACGCCATCCATATCGAAAATTACGGCTTGGAGCATGAAGCTAATTATTAATTGAATGAAGCTAATGAAGGGTAAAAAAAGAAACATGCCAGGAATTAGTATCAAGCTTGATGATTAGGCTTGTTAAAAAAACCTGGCAGGTGTAATTCAATAATTATTTCTCAAACTCCTTAACCACTTTTTCAATGATATCACAGCAATCGTGCAACTGCTCTTCGGTCATGACCAAAGGTGGAGCAAAACGGATGATGTTTCCATGGGTAGGTTTAGCCAATAATCCATTTTCGGCTAATTTCATACACATGTCCCATGCTGTACTGCTATCCGGGCTATCATTCACCACCACAGCGTTGAGCAAGCCCTTGCCTCTGACAAGTTTCAGAATCGTATACTTATCTACCAATAGCTGCATGCGCTCACGGAAGATGTTCCCCAGTTTGCGAGCATTCAATGCCAATTGCTCATCACGCACGACTTCAAGGGCGGCGATCGCAACTTTTGCACCCAGTGGATTTCCTCCAAAGGTAGAACCATGTGTTCCAGGTTTGATAACATCCATGATGTGGTCATCCGCTAGCACTGCTGATACTGGATAAAATCCTCCTGAAATAGCTTTTCCAAGAATCAAAATATCCGGTTTGGTATAGCTTGCTTGTCTTTCGCAGTGTCTTTCACACGTACAATTTCCACAGACTGCCAATAAAGAACCTGTTCGGGCAATGCCTGTTTGGATTTCATCAGCGATAAACAATACATTTTTAGCACGGCATGCTTCGGCTGATTTACGCAAGTAGTCTTCTGCGGGGGTGTATACGCCTGCTTCTCCTTGGATAGGCTCTACCAAAAATGCCACAACAGATGGGTCTTCTAAGGCTTTTTCCAAAGCAGCCACATTATCATAAGGAATGCGCTCAAAACCCACCATGTAAGGACCGAAATTCTTACGGGCATTGGCATCGGATGAGAAAGAAATTATCGTGGAGGTTCTTCCATGGAAATTTTGTTCGGCTACAATGATTTTTGCTTGCCCCTCAGCAACTCCTTTTTTCTCATACCCCCATTTACGGGCGATTTTGATGGCTGTTTCTACACCTTCAGCACCAGTATTCATCGGAAGTACTTTGTCAAAGCCAAAGTACTCGGTGATATATTTTTCAAATGGTCCTAAGACATCGTTATAAAAAGCTCGAGAAGTGAGTGTCAAAGTTCCTGCTTGCTCAATCAGTGCATCCTTGATGCGTGGATGGCAGTGACCTTGATTGACCGCAGAGTAAGCAGACAAGAAGTCGTAGTATTTTTTACCTTCTACGTCCCATAAGTAGACTCCTTCACCTTTGGAAAGAACTACAGGCAGCGGATGGTAATTGTGGGCTCCGTACTTGTCTTCCAGTGCAATGGCTTGTTTGCTTGAGTTTATTGTTTCCATCATAAAATTGGTAGTTTTGTGCTTGGTTAAAGCAGATTTGACCATTCATTCTATTTTGACAAATATAGCAAATGCCTTTTGCATAAACGCATGAAAAGCCCAAAGAAGCCCCTTCAAGCCCAACCTCTCCAGCCTGGTGATTACTAC encodes:
- a CDS encoding porin, coding for MRRQFAVMGMILFTFFTGTFARGASEDSLSTGETKPVAIKKHWTETIQLRGYMQMRYNGLLETNPNLQCAQCDRSWGGDGGFFFRRIRLIFYGQIHERIYLYFQPDFASDGKNLGQIRDAYFDLGLDAKQEFRLRIGQSKVPFGFENLQSSQNRIPLDRNDGLNSAVANERDIGVMFYYAPTEIRKRFSYLVSSGLKGSGDYGVFGLGIYNGQTANQPERNGSMHVVSRLTYPWELPSGQFVEASFQGYTGKFVINRAVASDINQTEFSEYRYGPSFVLYPQPFGLQAEFNWGRGPEYNPETNDIEDAPIRGGYMMATYMLKTEKDVFIPFTRYHYYKGGKKHELDATRHRVNELEFGVEWQPNRAFELVAMYTISDRTFENSLNPNNRQAGSLLRLQAQVNF
- a CDS encoding HAD family hydrolase, with amino-acid sequence MLQAVIFDMDGVICHTNPFHSIAFQEFFAKRDLYPTEEEFKDHMYGKNNSYILSHFLGRKIEGEELAILEEEKESLFRKIYQSQITPISGFLPFFHSLKKTGIPTGVGTSAPMANMEMIIKSLGIQSQMESMLASEDVSKHKPDPEVYLKSAQKLGASPASCIVFEDSFSGVTAALNAGMKVVGVLSSHKKDELPPCDIYISSYEELEIPQLVGLFETE
- the rocD gene encoding ornithine--oxo-acid transaminase, coding for MMETINSSKQAIALEDKYGAHNYHPLPVVLSKGEGVYLWDVEGKKYYDFLSAYSAVNQGHCHPRIKDALIEQAGTLTLTSRAFYNDVLGPFEKYITEYFGFDKVLPMNTGAEGVETAIKIARKWGYEKKGVAEGQAKIIVAEQNFHGRTSTIISFSSDANARKNFGPYMVGFERIPYDNVAALEKALEDPSVVAFLVEPIQGEAGVYTPAEDYLRKSAEACRAKNVLFIADEIQTGIARTGSLLAVCGNCTCERHCERQASYTKPDILILGKAISGGFYPVSAVLADDHIMDVIKPGTHGSTFGGNPLGAKVAIAALEVVRDEQLALNARKLGNIFRERMQLLVDKYTILKLVRGKGLLNAVVVNDSPDSSTAWDMCMKLAENGLLAKPTHGNIIRFAPPLVMTEEQLHDCCDIIEKVVKEFEK
- the hemB gene encoding porphobilinogen synthase — protein: MHRRPRRNRKSQAIRNMVEETRLSVKDFIFPLFLVDGVNQKIEVSSMPGIYRFSLDLMLKEIEECMNLGICAFDIFPAYPDARKDTFATESYNPETFYLKAIHTIKSTFPEAVVMTDVAMDPYSSDGHDGLVQNGKILNDETLEILGKMSLAQAQAGADILGPSDMMDGRVGYIRSVLDEHGYTDVSIMSYTAKYASAFYGPFRDALDSAPKMGDKKTYQMDPANYYEALIEADLDTEEGADFLMVKPALAYLDVIRLLKDNSNLPIAAYNVSGEYAMIKASAERGWIDGERAMLESLLSIKRAGANVILSYFAKEFGLLEK
- a CDS encoding TlpA family protein disulfide reductase → MIRLFSFVVMLFFSSAILPIEQPRNEFKEQLNQFLKSAEQPLIQDGEAVIINVWATWCGPCIKEIPELNELVEKYKDQGIRFLAFTNETTAVYDAFLKKRADFTFDYEMSFANNQAIAFINTFDKQYQGRAIPLHILVDRDGNAEAFVGASPTNTQRIEAFVKKQVKRN